The Helianthus annuus cultivar XRQ/B chromosome 16, HanXRQr2.0-SUNRISE, whole genome shotgun sequence genome includes a window with the following:
- the LOC110919681 gene encoding uncharacterized protein LOC110919681 gives MNNEWEDTDPNDPTWEDDEGSSVFNRLQKNHEYYKPRQHVGYTEEAERDFRLAYRPAEAAEHSKFIPKIALAPLSREKLPPTVGKFNGLTDPDDHVRIFTSVGCMGGWNMPMWCHLFIQTLTGAARTWFDSLPPGKIKSRVDFKTQFLSHFSQQRRYQRDTAEVEDIWRRDNEGLEDFITRFNKECLEIGDVSEQLMRCHFKKAIRCDSLIKTITGKDGMPKEWDKLMEAAKIVAQTEESLAGNKNYYTEDRFSKGNSRDHNKRNKYKGNDWKSGRSRGHEERSRYREDACDTIDRIGYRKAVRDENREKHWTPLIKKPKEVLMTENHDFKAPRPMTNKKGQDPNLYCDFHKDTGHLADECFSLRQETERALKSGKLSHLVKNVRKETRQIQRQDEGNHKIQRKREGQAPL, from the coding sequence atgaacaacgaatgggagGATACTGACCCGAACGATCCAACTTGGGAAGATGATGAGGGTTCGTCAGTCTTCAATCGCTTGCAGAAGAACCATGAATACTACAAACCAAGACAACACGTAGGGTACACCGAAGAGGCAGAGCGAGACTTCCGCCTCGCCTATCGACCAGCTGAAGCTGCGGAACATTCAAAGTTCATTCCAAAAATTGCGCTTGCGCCACTTTCAAGAGAGAAGTTACCTCCGACAGTTGGAAAGTTTAACGGATTGACTGATCCCGATGATCACGTCAGAATTTTCACAAGCGTAGGTTGCATGGGAGGatggaacatgcccatgtggtgccatcTATTTATTCAAACTCTTACAGGGGCTGCTCGCACCTGGTTCGACAGCCTCCCTCCGGGAAAGATCAAATCAAGGGTGGATTTCAAGACACAGTTCTTGAGTCACTTCAGTCAACAGAGACGTTACCAGCGCGACACAGCCGAGGTAGAAGACATCTGGCGCAGAGATAACGAGGGTTTGGAAGATTTCATCACTCGCTTCAACAAGGAGTGCTTGGAAATCGGTGACGTAAGTGAACAACTCATGCGTTGCCACTTCAAGAAAGCCATTCGCTGTGATAGTCTCATCAAAACTATCACCGGGAAAGATGGAATGCCCAAAGAATGGGATAAACTCATGGAAGCCGCGAAAATAGTCGCGCAAACTGAAGAGTCACTCGCCGGAAACAAGAATTATTATACTGAAGACCGATTCTCCAAGGGAAACTCGCGCGATCACAACAAGCGCAACAAGTACAAAGGTAACGATTGGAAATCCGGAAGATCAAGGGGCCATGAAGAGAGGTCGCGCTATAGAGAAGATGCGTGCGACACAATTGATAGAATCGGCTATCGAAAAGCAGTCAGGGATGAAAACCGAGAaaagcactggactccgctcataaAAAAACCAAAAGAGGTGTTGATGACGGAGAATCATGATTTCAAGGCTCCAAGGCCTATGACAAATAAGAAGGGGCAAGACCCCAACCTGTACTGCGACTTCCACAAAGATACAGGGCACCTGGCAGATGAATGCTTCAGTTTACGTCAAGAGACTGAGAGAGCGCTAAAAAGCGGGAAGCTAAGCCACCTGGTGAAAAACGTGCGCAAAGAAACTCGACAGATTCAACGCCAGGATGAGGGGAATCACAAGATACAGCGCAAAAGAGAAGGGCAAGCGCCCTTATGA